The Candida dubliniensis CD36 chromosome 2, complete sequence genome contains a region encoding:
- a CDS encoding U5 small nuclear ribonucleoprotein component, putative (Similar to S. cerevisiae SNU114;~In S. cerevisiae: GTPase component of U5 snRNP involved in mRNA splicing via spliceosome; binds directly to U5 snRNA; proposed to be involved in conformational changes of the spliceosome; similarity to ribosomal translocation factor EF-2.;~Belongs to the GTP-binding elongation factor family. EF-G/EF-2 subfamily.): MDDEDLYDEFGNYIGDSLDSSDNDDDDLSSFHPPSINDNEYSEEEEHEEEEDEEDNNNTALIKSNIATNQGETIYIQSQTQSLSNQPIIQPIYEKKMKLEYTTQSSTNSNGDEFPELTYSRDYLISLLNQCPERIRNISIIGDFQCGKTTLLDQLIMFTHPTISNNTSNTRYLDNHKLEIERELTIKSSPITLLLSDSKSRSQIFNLIDTPGHIDFEDEILSALNITDGVILIIDAILGLTPQNQDLIDEILQQELSMIIIINKFDKLILELKLPIKDCYYKLVGIIDDINDYIKSNKNKNKNNKTKEYKFSPDLNNVLFASSKFGIIFNLKSFAKLYINKQNSLMNINEFSRRLWGENYYDPENHKFIHHNNNNNNNNNNNGSLNHSFISFILEPIYKIITYTITNEPNDKRLSKLLWENFQISLSNKFDYKKNVEDLLKSVFQTIFNNYESFVDSVIEWIPSAVEVATKQQQPEQPEQPEQQPEIDNSSIDKLARVTKLIESSDGKSFSSLVRIYKGNLTIGDKIKIYGENYYQDKDDYKLEIIKKIYLPGGRYNFPINQANFGNIVLIDGIDSIIKKGTAIITTNKTINDTTIIKNFSLFNSSKYINKSIFKVAIEPEIPSELPILLEGLKKINKSYLSSIINVEENGEHIILTKGELSMDCILHDLRFFYCDDLQIKVSDPMIKFSETCIENGYTKTKATTKTVSENDLLSITIIVEPINDIKLSHDIEIGKLNLDMDFKQLNKFLKLEYGWDSLKSKSLWSIGSINDLKNPTILLNDILEKNNINIESIKSSIISGFKWSINEGPLVGDPIRNVQFKIIDISTTTTTNNNNNNNSSISSAQIIPLMRRACHDAISNALPKLMEPIYQLNVICSYKAINVIKHLLNNNNNTNNNNNNKRRGIIDKVIPIPGTLLFFVQGYIPVIDSIGILIDIKLNTQGQAIGSLKFNHHWEIVPDELSEEFIIKTRKRKGI, encoded by the coding sequence AtggatgatgaagatttatATGATGAATTTGGTAATTATATAGGTGATTCATTAGATTCAtctgataatgatgatgatgatttatcatcatttcaTCCACcatcaataaatgataatgaatatctggaagaagaagaacatgaggaagaagaagatgaggAAGACAATAATAACACTGCATTGATTAAAAGTAATATAGCTACCAATCAAGGAGAAActatttatattcaatcaCAAACTCAATCACTTTCTAATCAACCAATAATTCAACCcatttatgaaaaaaaaatgaaacttGAATATACTACACAAAGTTCAACAAATAGTAATGGTGATGAATTCCCAGAATTAACTTATTCACgagattatttaatttctttattaaatcaatgcCCAGAAAGAATTCGTaatatttctattattgGAGATTTTCAATGTGGTAAAACAACTTTActtgatcaattaataatgtttACTCATCCAAcaatttctaataatactaGCAATACGAGATATTTAGATAATCataaattagaaattgaACGAGAATTAACTATAAAATCATCACCAataacattattattatcagaTCTGAAATCTCGATcacaaattttcaatttaatagATACACCAGGtcatattgattttgaagatgaaataTTATCAGCATTAAATATTACTGATGGAGttatattaattattgatgCTATATTAGGTTTAACTCCACAAAATcaagatttaattgatgaaattttacaacaagaattatcaatgattataattattaataaatttgataaattaatattagaattgaaattaccaattaaagattgttattataaattagttggaataattgatgatattaatgattatattaaatcaaataaaaataaaaataaaaacaacaagacaaaagaatataaattttcaccagatttaaataatgttttatttgcatcatcaaaatttggaattatatttaatttaaaaagTTTTGctaaattatatattaataaacaaaattcattaatgaatattaatgaatttagtCGTCGATTATGGGGGgaaaattattatgatcCTGAAAATCATAAATTTAttcatcataataataataataataataataataataataatggtagtTTAAATCATCTgtttatttcatttatattGGAACCCatatataaaattattacttATACAATTACTAATGAACCAAATGATAAACGATTATCGAAATTATTATGGgaaaatttccaaatttctttatcaaataaatttgattataaaaaaaatgttgaagatttattaaaatcagTATTTCAAactatttttaataattatgaATCATTTGTTGATAGTGTAATTGAATGGATACCATCAGCAGTAGAGGTAGCGactaaacaacaacaaccagaaCAACCAGAACAACCAGAACAACAACCAGAAATagataattcatcaattgataagTTGGCTAGAGTGactaaattaattgaatctaGTGATGGGAAATCATTTAGTTCATTAGTAAGAATATATAAAGGGAATTTAACTATAGGagataaaattaaaatttatggagaaaattattatcaagataaagatgattataaattagaaattattaaaaaaatttatttaccTGGAGGACGATATAATTTCCCAATAAATCAAGCaaattttggaaatattgttttaattgatggtattgattcaataattaaaaaaggtacagcaataataacaaccaATAAGACAATAAATGatacaacaattattaaaaatttctcattatttaattcatcaaaatatattaataaatctatATTTAAAGTTGCTATTGAACCAGAAATTCCATCAGAATTACCAATTTTATTAGAAggattaaaaaaaattaataaatcatatttatcatcaattattaatgttgaagaaaatggTGAACATATTATATTAACTAAAGGTGAATTATCTATGGATTGTATATTACATGATTTaagatttttttattgtgaTGATTTACAAATTAAAGTTAGTGATccaatgataaaattttctGAAACTTGTATTGAAAATGGATATACCAAAACAAaggcaacaacaaaaacgGTTAgtgaaaatgatttattactGATAactattattgttgaaccaattaatgatattaaattaagtcatgatattgaaattgggAAATTAAATCTTGATATGgattttaaacaattaaataaatttttgaaattagaaTATGGTTGGGattcattaaaatcaaaatctttaTGGTCAATTGgatcaattaatgatttaaaaaatccaactattttattaaatgatatattAGAGAAAAATAACATcaatattgaatcaattaaatcatcaataatttctgGATTTAAATGGAGTATTAATGAAGGTCCATTAGTTGGAGATCCAATTAGAAATGTTcaatttaaaatcattgatatatctaccaccaccaccaccaacaacaataacaacaacaacagttcAATTTCGTCGGCACAAATTATTCCATTAATGAGAAGAGCTTGTCATGATGCAATTTCTAATGCATTACCAAAATTAATGGaaccaatttatcaattgaatgttATTTGTTCATATAAAGCAATCAATGTTATTAaacatttattaaataataataataatactaataataataataataataaacgaCGTGgtataattgataaagtGATACCTATTCCTGGaactttattattttttgttcaagGTTATATACCagtaattgattcaatagggattttaattgatattaaattaaatactCAAGGACAAGCTATAGGGTCATTAAAATTTAATCACCATTGGGAAATTGTTCCTGATGAATTAAGTGAagaatttataattaaaactaggaaaagaaaaggtaTATAA
- a CDS encoding dual specificity protein kinase, putative (Similar to S. cerevisiae YAK1;~In C. albicans: induced in core caspofungin response;~In S. cerevisiae: serine-threonine protein kinase that is part of a glucose-sensing system involved in growth control in response to glucose availability; translocates from the cytoplasm to the nucleus and phosphorylates Pop2p in response to a glucose signal.), translated as MAYNNNNNSANYNYNFNRHNSIGGSWHLPPPPPPQPQPPSTGAYQQHLSPNNPNGQDILSSDSQFSPQLKSNQIPGFRNPWFSQQQNATPNMLSSSSSSTSTSLSQSPTKSHQIPLLQQHQPPLLNKRLSFTNNLPITYEHESTSNNNNNNNNNNNNNNNNDNGNNGNNNVPPYIHPPTRADNPFNHYFANQEVTLSNNDRRMSAAVDGTHYNPYGFNQQQLNAYPSGPAGVAGAQYLNNPNLGPSINANRRSSVGVLPNYYRQQQQQQQQVQIQDPSAAATAAAAYYLPPARLGRSASIVQYQQYQQALQNQRITKHKNPAPKARKIYNKLDLTPKFHQQPKYRRCSINSIHISPVNALSIYLTESYSLCQPRKFQYSKSTNPKRVLTKPSEPKYNNGYDNEDSDYILYVNDVLGSEEGKKYMVLDLLGSGTFGQVVKCQNLINQTVCAVKVIKSKPAYMNQSLTEVRLLEFLNTNSDGKNFIRLLDTFMHKEHLCLVFEILASNLYELIKQNQFQGLNMKLVKLLTKQLLDSMAQLKNFQMIHCDLKPENILLCQPDKPNIKVIDFGSACFTRNTIYTYIQSRFYRSPEVILGLPYTESIDMWSLGCIVGELFLGLPMFPGTSEYNQIYKIVDMLGLPPRHMIEVGKNSLNFFKKKIITTTTNTTNPDTKPIYELKSFDEYCQFLEYKRQKQEGNTTTNTTTTTNGSSQHHNHNYKKEQPNKNYFKHKLLKDIIINYKLPSKKMTNSMIEKEYHDRLLLIDFLTKVLNLNPLERLTPQEALKHPFIIDVNTNDL; from the coding sequence ATGGCgtataataacaataataatagtgccaattataattataattttaatcGACACAATTCTATAGGAGGAAGTTGGCATTTAcccccaccaccaccacctcaACCTCAACCTCCTTCTACAGGTGCATACCAACAACATTTATCACCTAATAATCCTAATGGTCAAGATATTTTATCATCAGATTCACAATTCCTGCcacaattgaaatcaaatcaaattcctGGATTCCGTAACCCTTGGTtttctcaacaacaaaacgCTACCCCGAATATGttatcatcttcttcttcatctacatcaacatcattatCTCAATCACCGACTAAATCACATCAAATACCattattacaacaacatcaacctCCATTACTAAATAAACGATTATCATTTACTAATAATTTGCCCATAACTTATGAACATGAAAGTACTagcaataacaacaacaacaacaacaacaacaacaataataataataataatgataatgggAATAATGGTAACAATAATGTGCCACCATATATACATCCACCTACTCGTGCTGATAATCCATttaatcattattttgcCAATCAAGAAGTTACTTTAAGTAATAATGATCGTAGAATGTCTGCTGCTGTAGATGGAACCCATTATAATCCATATGGAttcaatcaacaacaactcaaTGCTTATCCATCTGGTCCTGCTGGAGTTGCAGGTGCTCAATATCTTAATAATCCTAATTTGGGTCCCCTGATAAATGCCAATAGAAGATCATCTGTAGGTGTATTACCCAATTATTATcgtcaacaacaacaacaacaacagcaagtACAAATACAGGACCCatcagcagcagcaacagcagcagcgGCATATTATCTTCCACCAGCTAGATTAGGAAGATCAGCTCTGATtgttcaatatcaacaatatcaacaagcattacaaaatcaaagaataACTAAACATAAAAACCCTGCACCTAAAGCGAggaaaatatataataaattggatTTAACTCCTaaatttcatcaacaaccTAAATATAGACGATGTTctataaattcaattcatatATCTCCAGTTAATgcattatcaatatatttaacTGAATCATATAGTTTATGTCAACCAAGGAAATTCCAATATTCCAAATCAACTAATCCTAAACGAGTTCTTACTAAACCACTGGAAcctaaatataataatggatatgataatgaagatagtgattatattttatatgTTAATGATGTATTGGGAAGTGAAGAAGGGAAAAAATATATGGTATTAGATTTATTAGGATCAGGAACATTTGGACAAGTTGTTAAATGTCAAAATCTTATTAATCAAACAGTTTGTGCTGTTAAAGTgattaaatcaaaaccaGCATATATGAATCAATCATTAACTGAAGTTCGATTATtagaatttttaaatactAATAGTGATGggaaaaatttcattagaTTATTGGATACATTTATGCATAAAGAACATCTTTGTTTagtttttgaaatattgGCATCGAATTTatatgaattaattaaacaaaatcaatttcaaggTCTTAATATGAAATTAgtgaaattattaactaaacaattattagatTCAATGgcacaattgaaaaattttcaaatgattcaTTGTGATTTAAAAccagaaaatattttattatgtCAACCTGATAAACCCAATATAAaagttattgattttggtaGTGCTTGTTTTACTAGAAATACCATATATACTTATATTCAATCAAGATTTTATCGATCACCAGAAGTAATATTAGGATTACCTTATactgaatcaattgatatgTGGTCATTAGGTTGTATAGTAGGGGAATTATTTTTAGGATTACCAATGTTTCCTGGAACTTCAgaatataatcaaatttataaaattgttgatatgtTAGGACTTCCTCCAAGGCATATGATTGAAGTTGggaaaaattcattaaatttttttaaaaaaaaaatcatcaccaccaccaccaataccACTAATCCAGATACAAAACCAATTTATGAACttaaatcatttgatgaatattGTCAATTTTTAGAATATAAACGACAAAAACAAGAAGGAAATACTACCACaaataccaccaccaccacgaATGGTCTGCTGCAacatcataatcataattataaaaagGAACAACCgaataaaaattattttaaacataaattattaaaagatattattattaattataaattaccTTCgaaaaaaatgacaaattcaatgattgaaaaagaatatcaTGAtcgattattattaattgattttttaactaaagtattaaatttaaatccaTTAGAAAGATTAACTCCTCAAGAAGCTTTAAAACatccatttattattgatgttaATACCAATGATCTATAA
- a CDS encoding SWI/SNF complex component SWI3, putative (Similar to S. cerevisiae SWI3;~In S. cerevisiae: subunit of the SWI/SNF chromatin remodeling complex, which regulates transcription by remodeling chromosomes; required for transcription of many genes, including ADH1, ADH2, GAL1, HO, INO1 and SUC2.): MSVSPPPDTTPSIHEETSSSCIDQQQEQSPQSSKEYQDNEQEEEEDIKTKQTSDSIQDNNDAANEDVADDNLSEASTEESGEESSEETKTNPADDNDDEQQNDVELENKDDANEHQDNSNDNDNDNDNEDSKQDNNSDSDMKLDIPDAPDAPTSESEKQEQEQEQEPTNAEDTNDDQDKMDIDIPQETSIAITTNTENSNIEEYEKEESKQELGEDEELKHIQEDDPSFDENYNTNDPDKSNDDFDTSVLINGEDFNMEIDELDYSKDQESESKNQQIEIQEGNKKKNNNSESTDDQKESEVKEESTEVKKPNESKQSTEIPSTLTSSSVPNADADADADALATESTFSNQDTNTADLEIKTNTTDKDVDMDQKQKQKQKSESESESKDKNEEVQEQEEEEDDDEEDDDDEDEQEEEEEEEPPKEKPQFKQTHLIIIPSYSSWFNMKKIHKIEKESLPEFFDSIHPSKSPKLYVNYRNFMINSYRLNPNEFLTLTSCRRNLVGDVGTLMRVHRFLNKWGLINYQVRPQFKPGYALEKMPNGQSMDLPYTGDYHVKFDTPRGLFPFDTSRIPVERIDVKKLQQLLNEKNGNNSSEVKQEQQEKVEQQNGNNKNKKHGLEEEESEEEVPPLKKKHQDGWTKTEEDTLINAIKTFKNDWYKIAQVVGNNKTPEQCIFKFLKLPLEDKFNPIKDEDESNIKLLKYASNYNYPINSIDNPVLANLAFMTKLVDNNVAKAASEAAKKAMDENIVKKINEVYNNHKENSTTTTPTTTTTTTTTTNNNGHGNVDINAETERESNTKDVAIATTFGIIGGRSHLFSNYEEREMYKISSNIINYEISKIETKLNKIEQLEKIYERERQNILKQQEELFIDRISLTKSTIGIIKNLEEAIKLIESESKSKLESKSESNNSNSNSNNINNISGLLNEAKSLLYKPTRRVLEQIKNGNNNNNSTNNNTNNNNNNSNNDNTIDNDSNKINSSGSGSGSAVPNDVELQNDNFKPLSLKSPQTFKIWAP, from the coding sequence ATGAGTGtttcaccaccaccagatACTACTCCTTCAATACATGAGGAAACCTCCTCCTCATGTattgatcaacaacaagaacaactGCCACAATCATCAAAAGAATATCAAGACAATGagcaagaagaagaagaagatatcAAGACAAAACAAACATCTGATTCCATCCAAGACAATAATGATGCTGCCAATGAAGATGTAGCAgatgataatttatcagAAGCATCAACTGAAGAGTCGGGTGAAGAGTCATcagaagaaacaaaaacaaacccagcagatgataatgatgatgaacaacaaaatgaTGTTGAACTTGAAAATAAAGATGATGCTAATGAACATCAAGACAATTCCAATGACAATGACAATGACAATGACAATGAGGATAGTAAACAAGACAATAATAGTGATAGTGATATGAAACTTGATATACCAGATGCACCAGATGCACCTACTTCTGAATCAgaaaaacaagaacaagaacaagaacaagaaccAACAAATGCTGAAGATACTAATGATGATCAAGATAAAATGGATATAGATATTCCTCAAGAAACATCAATTGCTATTACAACAAATACAGAAAATTCCaatattgaagaatatgaaaaagaagaatctaaacaagaattgggtgaagatgaagaattaaaacatATTCAAGAAGATGATCCTTCATTTGATGAGAATTATAATACTAATGATCCTGATAAatctaatgatgattttgatacATCAGTTTTAATAAATGGAGAAGATTTCAATATGGAAATTGATGAACTAGATTATTCAAAAGATCAAGAATCTGAGTCTAAGaaccaacaaattgaaattcaagAAGGgaataagaagaagaataataattctgaATCAACAGATGATCAGAAAGAATCTGAGgttaaagaagaaagtaCAGAAGTTAAAAAACcaaatgaatcaaaacAATCCACAGAAATACCTTCAACTTTAACTTCATCTTCTGTTCCTAATGCTGATGCTGATGCTGATGCTGATGCTTTAGCAACTGAATCtactttttcaaatcaagaCACTAATACTGCTGATTtagaaataaaaacaaacacaACTGATAAAGATGTTGATATGgaccaaaaacaaaaacaaaaacaaaaatcagaatcagaatcagaatcaaaagataaaaatgaagaagtacaagaacaagaagaagaagaagatgatgatgaagaagatgacgaCGATGAGGAcgaacaagaagaagaagaagaagaagaaccaccaaaagaaaaacctCAATTTAAACAAACTCATTTAATCATTATACCTTCATATTCCAGTTGGTttaatatgaaaaaaattcataaaattgaaaaagaatcattaccagaattttttgattcaattcatcCATCTAAATCACCTAAATTATATGTTAATTATCGAAATTTTATGATTAATTCTTATCGATTAAATCctaatgaatttttaacTTTAACTTCATGTCGTCGTAATTTAGTTGGTGATGTTGGAACTTTAATGAGAGTTCATagatttttaaataaatgggggttaataaattatcaagtTAGACCTCAATTTAAACCTGGTTATGCCCTTGAAAAAATGCCTAATGGTCAATCAATGGATTTACCTTATACAGGAGATTATCATGTTAAATTTGATACACCAAGAGGTCTTTTCCCCTTTGATACTTCACGTATACCtgttgaaagaattgatgtaaaaaaattacaacaattgttgaatgaaaaaaatggtaataattcTTCAGAAGttaaacaagaacaacaagaaaaggtggaacaacaaaatggtaataataagaataagaaaCATGgattagaagaagaagaaagtgaagaagaagtgccaccattaaagaaaaaacatcAAGATGGTTGGACCAAAACAGAAGAAGATACTTTAATTAATGCCATTAAAActtttaaaaatgattGGTATAAAATTGCTCAAGTTGTTGGCAATAATAAAACTCCTGAACAATgtatatttaaatttttaaaattaccTTTAGAAGATAAATTTAATCCTattaaagatgaagatgaatcaaatattaaattattaaaatatgcatctaattataattatcctattaattcaattgataatccaGTATTAGCAAATTTAGCATTTATGACAAAATtagttgataataatgttgCTAAAGCTGCTAGTGAAGCAGCTAAAAAAGCTATGGATGAAAATAttgtcaaaaaaattaatgaagtTTATAATAACCATAAGGagaattcaacaacaactacaccaacaacaacaacaacaacaacaacaacaaccaataataatgggcATGGGAATGTTGATATTAATGCAGAAACTGAACGTGAATCAAATACAAAAGATGTTGCAATTGCTACAACTTTTGGTATAATTGGAGGTAGAAgtcatttattttcaaattatgaagaaagagaaatgTATAAAATTAGttcaaatataattaattatgaaatatcaaaaattgaaactaaattaaataaaattgaacaattggaaaaaatttATGAACGAGAACgacaaaatattttaaaacaacaagaagaattatttattgatagaatttctttaacaaaatcaactattggtataataaaaaatttagaagaagccattaaattaattgaatcagaatcaaaatcaaaattagaatcaaaatcagaatcaaacaatagcaatagtaatagtaataacataaataatattagtggattattaaatgaagctaaatcattattatataaacCTACAAGACGAGTATTagaacaaattaaaaatggcaataacaataataatagtaccaacaataatacgaacaataataataacaatagcaacaatgataataccattgataatgattctaataaaataaattcaagtggtagtggtagtggtagtgcCGTTCCTAATGATGttgaattacaaaatgataattttaaacCATTATCTTTGAAAAGTCCACaaacttttaaaatttgGGCACCATGA
- a CDS encoding DNA-directed RNA polymerase II subunit, putative (Similar to S. cerevisiae RPB4;~In S. cerevisiae: RNA polymerase II subunit B32; forms two subunit dissociable complex with Rpb7p; dispensable under some environmental conditions; involved in export of mRNA to cytoplasm under stress conditions; involved in telomere maintenance.) translates to MNVSTSALGVRRRKVATQNIDDEENAAVLKLGPEFQLNQITNDGEQQQLIALNLSEARLLIRAALKERKHNKNKNKKKKSNNNNNINNKSRLNGNGSNDINNNGSGNGNGDITNDGNNISNNDTNTNTNTNEDNINGDKGNNEKEEDEDDDDDDDDDDDDDENSKEDEISNMELAGPNSNEIVHKTLNFLTNFARFKNRSSCETVEKLLNDFSDHCNESLHPFELAQLGTLECEDPEEAKSLIPSLQNKVSDVQLQTLLTELRKYQTLS, encoded by the coding sequence atgaATGTATCAACTAGTGCATTAGGAgtaagaagaagaaaagtaGCAACtcaaaatattgatgatgaagaaaatgcTGCGGTATTAAAATTAGGACCAGAATTTCaactaaatcaaattacTAATGATggagaacaacaacaattaattgCATTAAATTTATCTGAAGCAAGATTATTAATTCGAGCAGcattaaaagaaagaaaacataataaaaataaaaataagaaaaagaaaagtaataataataataatattaataataaaagtcGTTTGAATGGGAATGGAAgtaatgatattaataataatggcaGTGGGAATGGAAATGGAGATATCACAAATGATGGGAATAATATAAGTAATAATGATACTAATACTAATACTAATACGAATGAAGACAACATAAATGGAGATAAAGGAAATAAtgaaaaggaagaagatgaagacgatgatgacgacgacgacgatgatgatgatgatgatgaaaattcaaaagaagatgaaatatcaaatatggAATTAGCAGGaccaaattcaaatgaaattgttcataaaacattaaattttttaactAATTTTGCTAGATTTAAAAATCGATCAAGTTGTGAAACcgttgaaaaattattaaatgattttagTGATCATTGTAATGAATCATTACATCCATTTGAATTAGCTCAATTAGGTACATTAGAATGTGAAGACCCTGAGGAGGCAAAATCTTTAATACCTAGTTTACAAAATAAAGTATCAGATGTACAATTACAAACTTTATTAACTGAATTAAGAAAATATCAAACATTAtcataa
- a CDS encoding mitochondrial import inner membrane translocase subunit, putative (2 probable transmembrane helices predicted by TMHMM2.0 at aa 13-35 and 89-108;~Similar to S. cerevisiae TIM17;~In S. cerevisiae: essential constituent of the mitochondrial inner membrane presequence translocase; interacts with Pam18p to recruit the presequence translocase-associated motor (PAM complex) and also required for protein sorting during import.) codes for MSADHTRDPCPIVILNDFGGAFAMGVIGGCVWHGIKGFRNSPYGERSYGALSAIKARAPVVGGNFGVWGGLFSTFDCTVKAIRKREDAWNAVIAGFFTGGALAIRGGWKHTRNSAITCACLLGVFEGVGMMMQRLQAQPTMAPVYPEEPTALAA; via the coding sequence ATGTCAGCTGATCATACTAGAGATCCATGTCCAATAGTgattttaaatgattttggtGGTGCTTTTGCCATGGGAGTCATTGGTGGTTGTGTATGGCATGGTATAAAAGGTTTTAGAAATTCTCCATATGGTGAAAGAAGTTATGGTGCATTATCAGCCATTAAAGCTAGAGCACCAGTTGTTGGAGGCAATTTTGGGGTTTGGGGTGGtttattttcaacatttGATTGTACAGTTAAAGCTATACGTAAAAGAGAAGATGCTTGGAATGCCGTTATAGCTGGGTTTTTCACAGGTGGAGCTTTAGCTATTAGAGGGGGTTGGAAACATACAAGAAATTCTGCTATTACTTGTGCTTGTTTATTAGGAGTTTTCGAAGGGGTTGGTATGATGATGCAAAGATTACAAGCACAACCTACTATGGCTCCAGTTTATCCAGAAGAACCTACCGCCCTTGCTGCTTAA